The stretch of DNA tcattattgaacctccctgagcgcttagaacagcgcttggcacctagtaagcgcttctcagagaccatcatcatcattattgaacctccctgagcgcttagaacagcacttggcacctaataagcgtttcacagagaccatcatcatcattattgaacctccctgagcgcttagaacagcgcttgccaccTAATAGGCGCTTCACagagaccaacctgattattattgaacctccctgagcgcttagaacagcacgtggcacctaataagtgcttcacagagaccatcatcatcattattgaacctccctgagcgcttagaacagcgcttggcacctaataagcgcttcacagagaccatcatcatcattactgaacctccctgagcgctcagaacagcgcttggcacctaataagcgcttcacagagaccatcatcatcatcgaacctccctgagcgcttagcacagcacttgccacctaataagcacttcacagagaccatcctgattattattgaaccttcctgagcacttagaacagcgcttgccacctaataagcgcttcacagagaccatcCTGATGATTATTGTctctccctgagcgcttagaacagcgcgtggcacctagtaagtgcttcacagagaccatcatcatcattattgaacctccctgagcgcttagaacagcgcttgccaccTAATAGgcgcttcacagagaccatcctgattattattgtctctccctgagcgcttagaacagcgcgtggcacctaataagcgcttcacagagaccatcatcatcattattgaacccCCCTGagcgctcagaacactgcttgggacctaataagcgcttcacagagaccatcatcatcattattgaacctccctgagcgctcagaacagcgcttgacacctagtaagcgcttcccagagaccatcatcatccttgttaataagagcttaatgaatgccaccattatgacgacgatgatgaggaggagcagcttggctcagtggaaagatcacgggctttggagtccgaggtcacgggttcgaatcccggctccgccacatgtctgtgtgacctctgagcctcagttccctcatctggaaaatggggatgaagactgggagccccccgtgggacaacccgatcaccttgtattccccgccagcgcttagaacagtgcttggcacatagtaagctcttaaaaataccatcattattattattctctgggcctcagtgacctcacctggaaaatggggattaatgtgagcccccagtgggacaacccgatcactttatgtcccctccagcgcttagaacagtgcttggcacatagtaagcgcttacaaataccatcattatcattattctctgggcctcagtgacctcatctggaaaatggggattaatatgagCCCAcaaatgggacaacccgatcaccttgtatccccccagcgcttagagcagtgcttggcacatagtaagcgcttacaaataccgtcattgtcattagtctctgggcctcagtgacctcatctggaaaatggggattaatatgagcccccaagtgggacaacctcatcactttatatccccccagcgcttagaacagtgcttggcacatagtaagcgcttacaaataccatcattatcattattctctgggcctcagtgacctcatctggaaaatggggattaatatgagCCCAcaaatgggacaacccgatcaccttatatccccccagcgcttagagcagtgcttggcacatagtaagcgcttacaaataccatcattgtcattagtctctgggcctcagtgacctcatctggaaaatggggattaatgtgagcccccaagtgggacaacctcatcactttatatccccccagcgcttagaacagtgcttggcacatagtaagcgcttacaaataccatcattatcattagtctctgggcctcagtgacctcacctggaaaatggggattaatatgagcccccaagtgggacaacccgatcaccttgtatccccccagcgcttagagcagtgcttggcacatagtaagcgcttacaaataccatcattatcattattctctgggcctcagtgacctcatctggaaaatggggattaatatgagccccccagtgggacaacctgatcaccttgtatccccccagcgcttagaacagtgcttggcacatagtaagtgcttacaaataccatcattatcattagtctctgggcctcagtgacctcatctggaaaatggggattaatatgagcccccaagtgggacaacctcatcactttatatccccccagcgcttagaacagtgcttggcacatagtaagcgcttacaaataccatcattgtcattagtctctgggcctcagtgacctcacctggaaaacggggatgaatgtgagccccccccaagtgggacaacctgatcaatttacatccccccagtgcttagcacatagtaagcgcttaccaaatgccatcatcattattattattacgaggtttCCCGCCCCCCGAAAGCGGGCACACAGTCGAGGGACGGGGGGAGCGGGGCGCCCGCCGACGGTGCCCGCCTGTCGCCCAGGTGGGCGCCCCGTGGATgcccccgccgcctcctccggCAGGTCCTCCGGGCCCCGTCGCCTGCTGGCATCTCCTTGTGGCGGCGGTGGTGGCCGCCCCGCGGACCCTCCTCGCCTCCATGGCCGCCTCGCCGCCGATGCCCCCGCCGATGCCCGCgatgcccccgccgccgccgccgccgccgcccggctcTGTATCGGCCGCCTTCGTCACCTGCCCCAGCGAGAAGGTGGCCAAGGACCTGGCCAGGTGCGGGGCCCGGGGGTGGGCAggacggcgggcgggcgggcgagcaGGGTGGGCACGGGTTGGCATCGCCCCCTTTTCTCGCCCCCCCCCCAGATCCCTGGTGGAGAAGCGCCTGGCCGCCTGCGTCAACATCCTGCCCCACGTCACCTCcgtgtgaggctgggggtgggggtccgcGAGCAATCCCGGCGGgcagcccgggggtgggggtcgtCCCTGGGCACCGTGCGCGGGCCCCGGGAAACGGGGAGGGCCAGCGCCCGGCCCGGGCACGCGGTTGACGCTTACCCGACGCCGCAACTGTCGTTCTCAGCTACACGTggaaagggaaggtggaggaggacgaCGAAGTGCTGCTGGTGAGaccgcccccccccactccaccccggAGACCCTGTCCCGCtttcttctccctcacctcctcttcctcctccttcatctcttcctccctctgacttcctttctccctccctcattttcctccccacttcctcctcctttctccctccgtcctcttctcttcctccttctcctcacttcctcctccttctccctcttctcttcctttctccctcttcctcctcctactttcttcctcctcctctcccttcctctcttcctcctccctctccttctcttcctttctccctccctcttctttctcacttcctttctcttcttcctccctccctcccccatttcctcctctcttcctccctccttcttccttcccacttcctttatccctccctcctcctccctcttctcttcctccttctcacttcctttgtctccctccctcgttctcacttcctcctcctccctcctcttcacttcttcccttctcgtcctcttctcttcctccttctcacttcctttgtctccctccctctcttcctccctttttcctctttctcccgccTTCTcacatcttcctttctctctccttcctcttcacttcctccctccccctcttttcttcctccttctccctcctctcatcttctTGCTCCTCttcacttcttcctctttccccctccctcttctcttcctcctcctcacttcctgtctccctcttctcttcccatttgtcctttctccttcttctcacatcttcctttctctcccacctcacttcctccctcctccttctccctcttccccttcacttcttcctctttccccctcccccttctctttcttctcctccctctcacttcctttgtctccctcttcctcttctcttcctcacttTTTCCTTTCTTATCacatcttcctttctccct from Tachyglossus aculeatus isolate mTacAcu1 unplaced genomic scaffold, mTacAcu1.pri scaffold_101_arrow_ctg1, whole genome shotgun sequence encodes:
- the CUTA gene encoding protein CutA; the protein is MPPPPPPAGPPGPVACWHLLVAAVVAAPRTLLASMAASPPMPPPMPAMPPPPPPPPPGSVSAAFVTCPSEKVAKDLARSLVEKRLAACVNILPHVTSVYTWKGKVEEDDEVLLMIKTRTSLVPQLTDFVRSAHPYEVAEVLALPVDQGNAPYLRWVHDATMAAPAPPPAP